Proteins from one Elgaria multicarinata webbii isolate HBS135686 ecotype San Diego chromosome 3, rElgMul1.1.pri, whole genome shotgun sequence genomic window:
- the LOC134396186 gene encoding zinc finger protein 883-like: MTLAMSTQPSLPEGMELDQGLLTFEEVAVRFTKEEWALLDPDQRALHRQVMEENQGIVASLENYWWERKNKREPCGMSPKRDKHNNSKQKSKTKLNSSGRNNSFASQGDGYHDSTIQEEIHERQEVKSSHMQRKIFNSKSNFKVHCEIHTWKKPYPCLVFGKSFSEKGTLTFQQRTHTAEKPYQCFECRKRFSWKKTLISHQRTHTGEKPYKCLECGKRFSRKAHLNSHQMTHTGEKPYHCLECGKRFIEKRNLISHQRTHTGEKPYKCWECEKSFNHKTYLNSHQSTHTGEKPYNCLECGKRFSWKAQLTSHQSTHTVEKPYHCLECGKRFSWKAQLTSHQRTHTGEKPFHCLECEKRFSQKNHLISHQRIHTGEKPYHCLECGKSFSVKITLTCHQRTHTGEKPYKCLECEKSFSQKAHLSSHQITHTGEKPYQCLECGKSFSQKSHFTCHQRIHTGEKPYKCLECEKSFSQKAQLNSHQRTHTGEKPYHCLECGKSFSAKNNLTSHQRIHTGKKPYKCLECGNSFGQKKYLTQHQRTHTDEKPYQCLECGKNFSHRRTLTQHQTIHTREKSYDCLACGKRYSEKRTLTSHERTHTGENPYHCLECGKSFSHKGAFTSHQRTHTGFL, translated from the coding sequence AAAATTACtggtgggaaaggaagaataaGAGGGAACCATGTGGGATGTCACCAAAAAGAGACAAACATAACAACAGCAAACAGAAAAGTAAAACAAAGTTAAATAGCAGTGGAAGGAACAATTCCTTTGCTTCTCAGGGTGATGGCTACCATGATAGCACAATCCAGGAAGAAATACATGAAAGACAGGAAGTGAAAAGTTCCCATATGCAGAGGAaaattttcaattccaaatcaaacTTCAAAGTTCATTGTGAAATTCACACCTGGAAGAAACCATATCCATGCTTGGTgtttggaaagagcttcagtgagaaGGGGACTCTGACTTTTCAACAAAGAACTCACACAgcggagaaaccatatcaatgcttTGAGTGTAGAAAGAGGTTCAGTTGGAAGAAAACACttatttctcatcaaagaactcacactggggagaaaccatataaatgtttggaatgtggaaagaggttcagtcggAAGGCCCATCTCAATTCTCatcaaatgacacacacaggagagaaaccataccattgtttggagtgtggaaagaggttcattGAGAAGAGAAATCttatttctcatcaaagaactcatacaggagagaaaccatataaatgttggGAGTGCGAAAAGAGCTTCAATCATAAGACATATCTCAATTctcatcaaagcactcacacaggggagaaaccatacaattgtttggaatgtggaaagaggttcagttgGAAGGCCCaacttacttctcatcaaagcactcacacagtggagaaaccataccattgtttggaatgtggaaagaggttcagttgGAAGGCCCaacttacttctcatcaaagaactcacacaggggagaaaccattccATTGTTTGGAATGTGAAAAGAGGTTCAGTCAGAAGAACCATCttatttctcatcaaagaattcacacaggggagaaaccataccattgtttggagtgtggaaagagcttcagtgtgaAGATAACTCTTACttgccatcaaagaactcatacaggagagaaaccatataaatgtttggagtgtgaaaagagcttcagtcagaaggcaCATCTCAGTTCTCATCAAatcactcacacaggggagaaaccatatcaatgtttggagtgtggaaagagcttcagtcagaaatcACATTttacttgtcatcaaagaattcacacaggggagaaaccatataaatgtctggagtgtgaaaagagcttcagtcagaaggccCAACttaattctcatcaaagaactcacacaggggagaaaccataccattgtttggagtgtggaaagagcttcagtgcgAAGAATaatcttacttctcatcaaagaattcacacagggaagaaaccatataaatgtctggagtgtggaaatagCTTCGGTCAGAAGAAATATCTCACTCAgcatcaaaggactcacacagacgagaaaccatatcagtgcttggagtgtggaaagaacttcagtcatAGAAGAACTCTCACTcagcatcaaacaattcacacaagGGAAAAATCATACGATTGTTTGGCATGTGGAAAGAGGTACAGTGAGAAGAGAACTCTTACTTCTCatgaaagaactcacacaggtgaAAATCCATATcattgcttggagtgtggaaagagcttcagtcataagGGAGCctttacttctcatcaaagaactcacacagggttTCTATAG
- the LOC134396224 gene encoding zinc finger protein OZF-like, with product MTLAMSTQPSLPEGMEPDQGLVTFEEVAVRFTEEEWTLLDPDQRALHRQVMEENRGIVASLAEKPYHCSECRKRFSQKKYLTQHQRTHTREKPYQCLECGKRFSHKTDLNSHQRIHTGEKPYKYMECENSFGQKVHLNSHQRTHTGGKPYHCLECGKSFSEKKYLTRHQRTHTGDKPYQCLECGKSFSQKSNLTSHQRIHTGEKPYKCLECGKRFSWKAHLKSHQRTHTGEKPYQCLECENSFSHKAHLNSHQRTHTGEKPYHCLECGKSFRQKSSFNCHQRIHTGEKPYKCLECEKRFSRKAHLKSHQKTHTGEKPYQCLECGKSFHQKSNFYCHQRIHTGEKPYHCLECKKSFSQKAQLNSHQRIHTGEKPYKCLECEKSFSQKARLNSHQRTHTGEKPYHCLECGKSFRQKSNFYCHQRIHTGEKPYHCLECKKSFSQKAQLNSHQRIHTGEKPYKCLECEKSFSQKALLNSHQRTHTAEKP from the exons ATGACGTTGGCAATGAGTACACAGCCGTCTCTTCCTGAAGGAATGGAACCGGACCAG GGTCTGGTGACTTTCGAGGAGGTTGCTGTGCGGTTCACAGAGGAGGAGTGGACCCTGCTGGATCCTGACCAGAGAGCCCTGCACAGGCAGGTCATGGAAGAGAACCGGGGGATCGTCGCCTCTCTCG cggagaaaccatatcattgttcgGAATGTAGAAAGAGATTCAGTCAGAAGAAATATCTTACTCAgcatcaaaggactcacacaagagagaaaccatatcaatgtttggagtgtggaaagaggttcagtcatAAGACAGATCtcaattctcatcaaagaattcacacaggagagaaaccatataagtaTATGGAGTGCGAAAACAGCTTCGGTCAGAAGGTACATCtcaattctcatcaaagaactcacacaggggggaagccataccattgtttggagtgtggaaagagcttcagtgagaaGAAATATCTCACTCGGCATCAAAGGACCCACACAGGAGATAAACCATatcaatgtttggagtgtggaaagagctttagtcagaAATCAaatcttacttctcatcaaagaattcacacaggggagaaaccatataagtgtttggaatgtggaaagaggttcagttgGAAGGCCCATCTCAAATCtcatcaaaggactcacacaggagagaaaccatatcaatgttTGGAGTGCGAAAACAGCTTCAGTCATAAGGCACATCTCAAttcccatcaaagaactcacacaggggagaagccgtaccattgtttggagtgtgggaagagcttccgtCAGAAATCAAGTTTCAattgtcatcaaagaattcacacaggggagaaaccatataagtgTTTGGAATGTGAAAAGAGGTTCAGTCGGAAGGCCCATCTCAAATCTCATCAAAagactcacacaggagagaaaccatatcaatgtttggagtgtggaaagagcttccatcAGAAATCAAATTTCTattgtcatcaaagaattcacacaggggagaaaccataccattgtttggagtgcaaaaagagcttcagtcagaaggccCAACttaattctcatcaaagaattcacacaggggagaaaccatataaatgtctgGAATGCGAAAAGAGCTTTAGTCAGAAGGCACGTCtcaattctcatcaaagaactcacacaggggagaagccataccattgtttggagtgtggaaagagcttccgtcAGAAATCAAATTTCTattgtcatcaaagaattcacacaggggagaaaccataccattgtttggagtgcaaaaagagcttcagtcagaaggccCAACttaattctcatcaaagaattcacacaggggagaaaccatataaatgtctgGAATGCGAAAAGAGCTTTAGTCAGAAGGCACTTCtcaattctcatcaaagaactcacacagcgGAGAAACCATAg